A genomic stretch from Nerophis ophidion isolate RoL-2023_Sa linkage group LG14, RoL_Noph_v1.0, whole genome shotgun sequence includes:
- the LOC133567919 gene encoding purine nucleoside phosphorylase-like isoform X1, giving the protein MPAGCRQTLASRNHRRPARPARPNPSNICLNFVMLSPELPEGKDECQITADWLMSNTQMRPTIGIVCGSGLGGLADLLKDRQVFKYADIPNFPQSTVLGHAGQLVFGTLKGKVCVCMQGRCHLYEGYPVQKITMPMRVFKLLGVETVILTNAAGGLNRDYKVGDVMIIKDHINMPGFAGVNPLVGRNNDRFGVRFPCMSDAYDRELCKLAHDVAAELNFSDFVHEGVYCVLAGPSFETIAECRMLLKLGADAVGMSTVHEVITARHAGMRCFAMSLITNMSVLDYDSQQKANHAEVLETGRQRAVQMENLVSTLVGRLEQGCNDKAM; this is encoded by the exons ATGCCCGCGGGATGTCGACAAACTCTAGCATCAAGAAATCACCGCAGACCCGCTCGACCTGCTCGACCCAACCCCAGCAACATCTGTCTCAATTTCGTCATGCTGTCCCCGGAGCTGCC tGAGGGCAAAGATGAGTGTCAGATCACCGCCGACTGGCTGATGTCCAACACGCAGATGCGGCCGACCATCGGCATCGTGTGCGGCTCCGGTCTGGGGGGTCTGGCTGACCTACTCAAGGATCGCCAGGTCTTCAAGTACGCCGACATCCCCAACTTCCCTCAAAGCACAG tgCTTGGTCACGCTGGTCAGCTGGTTTTTGGAACACTAAAGGGGaaggtgtgtgtttgcatgcaggGCAGGTGTCACCTGTACGAGGGCTACCCCGTCCAGAAG ATCACGATGCCCATGCGTGTGTTCAAGCTGTTGGGAGTGGAGACAGTCATCCTGACCAACGCGGCTGGAGGGCTCAACCGGGACTACAAGGTGGGCGACGTCATGATCATCAAAGACCACATCAACATGCCGGGCTTTGCAGGAGTCAACCCTCTGGTCGGACGCAACAATGACAG GTTCGGCGTTCGCTTTCCCTGCATGTCCGACGCCTACGACCGCGAGCTGTGTAAGCTGGCGCACGACGTGGCGGCAGAGCTGAACTTCAGCGACTTTGTGCATGAGGGGGTCTACTGTGTCCTAGCGGGGCCCTCTTTCGAAACCATCGCCGAGTGCCGCATGCTGCTGAAGCTCGGGGCCGACGCTGTgg GCATGAGCACGGTGCACGAGGTGATCACGGCCCGCCATGCCGGTATGCGCTGCTTCGCCATGTCGCTCATCACCAACATGTCGGTGTTGGACTACGACAGCCAGCAGAAGGCCAACCACGCGGAGGTGCTGGAGACGGGCCGGCAGCGGGCCGTGCAGATGGAGAATCTGGTGAGCACCTTGGTGGGCCGACTGGAGCAGGGCTGCAACGACAAGGCGATGTGA
- the LOC133567919 gene encoding purine nucleoside phosphorylase-like isoform X2: MSNTQMRPTIGIVCGSGLGGLADLLKDRQVFKYADIPNFPQSTVLGHAGQLVFGTLKGKVCVCMQGRCHLYEGYPVQKITMPMRVFKLLGVETVILTNAAGGLNRDYKVGDVMIIKDHINMPGFAGVNPLVGRNNDRFGVRFPCMSDAYDRELCKLAHDVAAELNFSDFVHEGVYCVLAGPSFETIAECRMLLKLGADAVGMSTVHEVITARHAGMRCFAMSLITNMSVLDYDSQQKANHAEVLETGRQRAVQMENLVSTLVGRLEQGCNDKAM, from the exons ATGTCCAACACGCAGATGCGGCCGACCATCGGCATCGTGTGCGGCTCCGGTCTGGGGGGTCTGGCTGACCTACTCAAGGATCGCCAGGTCTTCAAGTACGCCGACATCCCCAACTTCCCTCAAAGCACAG tgCTTGGTCACGCTGGTCAGCTGGTTTTTGGAACACTAAAGGGGaaggtgtgtgtttgcatgcaggGCAGGTGTCACCTGTACGAGGGCTACCCCGTCCAGAAG ATCACGATGCCCATGCGTGTGTTCAAGCTGTTGGGAGTGGAGACAGTCATCCTGACCAACGCGGCTGGAGGGCTCAACCGGGACTACAAGGTGGGCGACGTCATGATCATCAAAGACCACATCAACATGCCGGGCTTTGCAGGAGTCAACCCTCTGGTCGGACGCAACAATGACAG GTTCGGCGTTCGCTTTCCCTGCATGTCCGACGCCTACGACCGCGAGCTGTGTAAGCTGGCGCACGACGTGGCGGCAGAGCTGAACTTCAGCGACTTTGTGCATGAGGGGGTCTACTGTGTCCTAGCGGGGCCCTCTTTCGAAACCATCGCCGAGTGCCGCATGCTGCTGAAGCTCGGGGCCGACGCTGTgg GCATGAGCACGGTGCACGAGGTGATCACGGCCCGCCATGCCGGTATGCGCTGCTTCGCCATGTCGCTCATCACCAACATGTCGGTGTTGGACTACGACAGCCAGCAGAAGGCCAACCACGCGGAGGTGCTGGAGACGGGCCGGCAGCGGGCCGTGCAGATGGAGAATCTGGTGAGCACCTTGGTGGGCCGACTGGAGCAGGGCTGCAACGACAAGGCGATGTGA